The Papaver somniferum cultivar HN1 chromosome 3, ASM357369v1, whole genome shotgun sequence genome includes a region encoding these proteins:
- the LOC113356131 gene encoding DExH-box ATP-dependent RNA helicase DExH7, chloroplastic-like, with amino-acid sequence MAPKKKQQQNQQPKQTQKKKPSASSSSSSSASGPKLQISAENEQRLRSLLLNKSNNNKSTTTTTSTAGAGETISKAQKAKRLRTIYEKLSCEGFTSDQIELSLSNIHDGATFEDVLDWLCLNLPGNELPLKFSTGTSISNEGLGGSVSILSGSRDDWVPSSNQSRVIDEPMDGVAIRTKGNVDDKTLDLRQPSQADWIRQYMEQQEEEEDDWESRTDDYNPNHYIAKDSPKETSDPSLRAISIAKEYHIARLEAAEAKEKKDKKSQERAGNIIRKLKQEMSALGLSDDILDSGMENEVASVDVSQDTVCEFKATSDPDTKKLCDGENMPDFFSDHVVLPVNEDGMDHSCSKEWDRATDHVPVQEIISKQDEEAEVELGDLFCEETSASASLPPEVLSSQKKEKAALFSGGYFSSKIDEIWKKGDPPKLPKAVLHQLCQRLGWDAPKFKKLTGKVGRYSYAASVLRTASGRGKSRKAGGLITLQLPDPEESFESAEDAQNRVATFVLHQLFPELPIHNLVTEPYSSFVRRFEEGESFTRIEDSMESRRANFVDSLLSAESPGSNAFVDTTNIFEEKLEESHVQEDLESKTKKTNNYKEKDSAYLRQEQVKKSKTQRYKDMLKARASLPIAELKGDMLRLLKDNDVLVVCGETGCGKTTQVPQFILDDMIEAGRGGYCNIVCTQPRRIAAISVAERVADERCEPSPGSDGSLVGYQVRLDSARSEKTRLLFCTTGILLRKLAGDKNLASITHVIVDEVHERSLLGDFLLVVLKNLIEKQAAQSTESTPKLKVVLMSATVDSTLFSKYFGNCPVIKAEGRTHPVSTYFLEDVYENLTYCLSSDSPASMNNMSATKEKLRGNPVDNHRGKKNLVLSAWGDDAVLSEHDINPHYDPSSYQTYNERTRNNLKNLNEDVIDYDLLEDLVCHVDESYPPGAILVFLPGVAEIYALLDKLSASYQFGGLSSDWLLPLHSSLASGDQRKVFSTPPENIRKVIVATDIAETSITIDDVVYVVDCGKHKENRYNPQKKLSSMVEDWISRANAKQRRGRAGRVKPGICFCLYTRYRFEKIMRSFQVPEMLRMPLVELCLQIKSLSLGYIKPFLLKAIEPPREEAISSALSILYEVGAVEGDEELTPLGHHLAKLPVDVLIGKMMIYGGMFGCLSPILSISSFLSYKSPFLYPKDEKASVERAKLSLLTDKLDGANDTNDYDRQSDHLVMVVAYNKWANILREKGEKAAQNFCSKHFLSSSVMHMTRDLRIQFGNLLADIGFINLPQSFQAGKMKDKFDTWFADKTQPFNKYSQQSAVIKSILCAGLYPNVAATEDGIVGGALGKNLQQVTSTATKGNPFWYDGRRQVHIHPSSINNGSKVHRYPFLVYLEKVETNRIYLRDTSIISPYSILLFGGPMNIQHQTGLVSIDGWLKLLAPAQIAVLFKELRSTLHSVLEELIRKPEISAVIENEVVRSIIHLLLEEEKAQK; translated from the exons ATGGCACcaaaaaagaaacaacagcaAAATCAACAACCGAAGCAAACCCAGAAGAAAAAACCCTcagcttcatcatcatcttcatcttctgcttcagGTCCTAAACTTCAAATATCAGCGGAGAATGAACAAAGATTACGAAGCCTTTTGCTTAacaaatcaaacaacaacaagtccACCACCACTACAACTTCCACTGCTGGTGCTGGTGAAACCATTTCCAAAGCTCAAAAAGCTAAAAGACTTCGAACCATTTACGAAAAGCTTTCTTGCGAAGGATTTACATCAGACCAAATTGAACTTTCTCTTTCTAATATCCAT gaTGGAGCTACATTTGAGGATGTACTTGATTGGCTTTGCTTAAATCTTCCGGGAAATGAGTTGCCGTTAAAGTTTTCGACTGGTACTTCTATCAGCAATGAAG GGTTAGGAGGATCGGTGAGTATTTTATCTGGTTCTAGGGATGATTGGGTTCcttcatctaatcaatctagaGTGATTGATGAACCAATGGATGGAGTTGCAATTAGAACTAAAGGGAATGTTGATGACAAGACTTTGGATTTGCGGCAACCGTCTCAAGCTGATTGGATTCGACAGTacatggagcaacaggaagaggAAGAG GATGATTGGGAAAGTAGGACAGACGATTACAATCCTAATCATTACATTGCCAAAGATTCTCCCAAAGAG ACCTCTGATCCCAGCTTACGTGCTATTTCAATTGCAAAAGAGTACCACATTGCAAGGTTAGAAGCTGCAGAAGCCAAAGAGAAAAAGGATAAGAAAAGTCAGGAACGGGCAGGCAATATAATTCGCAAGCTTAAGCAGGAGATGTCTGCTCTAG GCCTGTCTGATGACATTCTGGATTCAGGGATGGAAAATGAAGTTGCATCTGTTGATGTTTCCCAAGATACCGTTTGTGAATTCAAGGCTACCAGTGACCCTGACACCAAAAAATTATGCGATGGGGAAAATATGCCAGATTTCTTCAGCGATCATGTTGTGCTTCCAGTTAATGAAGATGGTATGGACCATAGCTGCTCTAAAGAATGGGATCGTGCTACTGATCATGTACCAGTCCAGGAAATTATTTCTAAGCAAGACGAGGAGGCAGAGGTAGAGCTTGGTGATTTATTCTGCGAAGAAACCTCTGCAAGCGCAAGTTTACCTCCAGAAGTTTTGAGttcccaaaagaaagaaaaggcgGCACTATTCTCTGGTGGTTACTTTTCATCCAAGATTGATGAAATATGGAAAAAG GGGGATCCACCAAAGCTTCCAAAGGCGGTCCTTCATCAGCTCTGTCAAAGGTTAGGATGGGACGCACCGAAGTTCAAAAAGTTGACTGGAAAAGTAGGTAGATACAGCTACGCTGCCAGTGTATTGCGTACTGCTAGTGGTCGGGGTAAGAGCAGAAAAGCTGGAGGTTTGATTACCCTTCAGCTTCCTGACCCAGAAGAATCATTTGAATCAGCTGAG GACGCACAAAATAGAGTTGCTACATTTGTACTACATCAGTTATTTCCAGAACTTCCTATTCACAATCTAGTTACAGAGCCATACTCCTCGTTTGTTAGAAGATTTGAGGAAG GAGAATCGTTCACCAGAATAGAAGATAGTATGGAATCTAGAAGAGCTAATTTTGTGGATTCATTGCTGAGTGCCGAGAGTCCTGGATCAAATGCTTTTGTGGATACCACGAACatttttgaagaaaaacttgAAGAATCACATGTTCAAGAAGATCTGGAGTCAAAAACAAAGA AAACAAATAACTACAAGGAAAAAGACAGTGCTTATTTGAGACAAGAGCAAGTGAAGAAATCAAAGACACAGAGATATAAG GACATGTTAAAAGCCAGAGCTTCTCTTCCGATAGCAGAGTTGAAGGGGGATATGTTGCGGTTACTGAAAGATAATGATGTTCTTGTTGTTTGCGGTGAAACAGGTTGCGGAAAGACCACACAG GTGCCGCAATTCATACTGGATGACATGATTGAAGCAGGACGTGGTGGATACTGTAATATTGTTTGTACACAGCCAAGGAGAATAGCG GCAATATCTGTCGCAGAAAGAGTTGCGGATGAGCGATGCGAACCATCACCAGGATCAGATGGTTCCTTGGTTGGTTACCAGGTTCGGCTTGATAGTGCAAG GAGTGAGAAAACAAGACTTCTCTTTTGCACTACAGGCATCCTTCTTAGGAAGCTCGCA GGGGACAAAAACTTGGCCAGTATCACCCATGTAATAGTTGATGAAGTACATGAACGATCTCTATTG GGTGATTTTCTACTCGTCGTTCTGAAGAACCTGATTGAAAAGCAAGCTGCTCAGTCAACAGAATCCACACCCAAACTGAAAGTTGTCCTCAT GTCCGCAACAGTCGATTCAACTTTGTTCTCCAAATACTTTGGGAATTGCCCCGTTATTAAAGCAGAAGGAAGAACGCATCCTGTGTCCACGTATTTCCTCGAAGATGTCTATGAAAATCTCACTTATTGCCTTTCTTCGGATTCTCCAGCTTCTATGAATAACATGTCCGCAACTAAAGAAAAG CTTCGAGGAAATCCTGTGGACAACCACAGGGGAAAAAAGAACCTTGTGCTATCTGCTTGGGGGGATGACGCTGTACTATCTGAGCATGATATTAACCCTCATTATGATCCAAGTTCTTACCAGACTTACAATGAAAGAACTCGAAATAATCTG AAAAATTTAAATGAAGATGTTATTGACTATGATCTCCTTGAGGACTTGGTTTGTCATGTTGATGAAAGCTATCCTCCAGGTGCCATACTAGTTTTTTTACCT GGAGTTGCAGAAATTTACgcgttgctcgacaaactctctgCTTCGTACCAGTTTGGTGGGTTATCGTCTGATTGGCTTCTCCCTctacattcctctttggcatctGGTGATCAAAGAAAAGTGTTCTCAACTCCCCCAGAGAATATACGCAAG GTTATTGTTGCCACAGATATTGCAGAAACCAGTATAACCATCGATGATGTGGTCTATGTAGTCGATTGTGGAAAGCACAAGGAAAATCGCTACAACCCACAGaag AAATTGTCAAGCATGGTAGAGGATTGGATATCTAGGGCAAATGCAAAGCAACGTCGTGGAAGAGCTGGTAGAGTAAAACCTGGAATTTGCTTCTGCTTATACACACGCTACAGATTCGAAAAGATCATGCGTTCATTTCAG GTACCTGAGATGTTGCGCATGCCGTTAGTGGAATTATGTCTACAAATCAAGTCTCTTTCTCTTGGATATATTAAACCGTTCCTTCTAAAG GCAATAGAACCTCCGAGGGAAGAAGCTATTTCATCAGCACTTTCTATATTATATGAG GTTGGTGCTGTGGAAGGGGATGAAGAGCTGACACCTCTTGGGCATCATTTAGCCAAACTACCTGTTGATGTTTTGATAGGAAAG ATGATGATATATGGTGGAATGTTTGGTTGTCTCTCCCCTATTCTTTCAATTTCATCATTTTTGAGCTACAAATCTCCGTTTCTGTATCCAAAAGATGAG AAAGCAAGTGTCGAAAGAGCAAAATTGTCTTTGTTGACTGATAAGCTGGATGGTGCAAATGATACAAATGATTATGATAGGCAGTCTGACCACCTGGTAATGGTTGTCGCTTACAACAAATGGGCAAACATTTTACGCGAG AAAGGAGAAAAGGCTGCACAAAATTTTTGCAGTAAACATTTCTTGAGCAGTTCAGTTATGCACATGACAAG GGATTTGCGTATACAATTTGGGAATTTGTTAGCAGATATTGGGTTCATCAATCTCCCACAATCTTTCCAG GCTGGCAAAATGAAAGACAAATTTGACACTTGGTTTGCTGATAAGACCCAACCGTTCAATAAATATTCGCAACAATCTGCCGTTATCAAG TCAATCTTATGTGCAGGTTTATATCCTAATGTGGCTGCAACTGAAGATGGAATTGTTGGAGGAGCTCTAGGAAAAAATCTTCAGCAAGTTACTAGTACCGCAACGAAGGGAAATCCATTTTGGTATGATGGAAGAAGACAAGTTCACATACATCCCTCTTCTATCAATAATGGTTCAAAAGTTCACCGCTACCCATTTCTGGTCTACCTTGAAAAG GTGGAGACCAACAGAATATATCTGCGAGATACTAGCATAATCTCTCCCTACTCTATTCTTCTGTTTGGCGGTCCCATGAACATCCAACATCAG